A region from the Sphingomonas sp. S2-65 genome encodes:
- a CDS encoding class I SAM-dependent methyltransferase, with protein sequence MTPSLQPSEATDAGGQTAPTAYDEVAYPTAIFSQTAPDRMATIARLAGLSPPPVANARVLEIGTGDGMNLLALAAAFPQARFTGFDLAPTAIARGERWRALAGLDNIELRVLDILDAGTQLEGPFDYIIAHGIYAWVPPEVRTATMALIGALLAPDGVAFLSYNAMPGGHLRQVLRDALLLQVGDLHGAERWRAAREYLSALAAEPEGRENPAQAALRDAAKHTLDKPWSVLCHDDLGAHFHPQSVMDVAAAAAENGLQFLGDADREQMGDAFLPENQVPESDATGQLVRLLQARDYHDFRFFRQTLLVRDSVTPQRRIDLNALDELFAVTRCRRDGEGMFRMNANVFEVQDAPLAEALGRLVDARPARLKVRDLVDTPARRIALFEMFDAGLIDLCTDAEPYAVEVSERPAASGLIRAMLAEGLENICTLDHRLMTITEHAPRHLLAHLDGTRDRAALAVVAGEFGLNGDEALDRGLRTLVTEGLIAT encoded by the coding sequence ATGACCCCCAGCCTCCAGCCGTCCGAAGCCACAGACGCCGGCGGGCAGACTGCGCCGACGGCCTATGACGAAGTCGCTTATCCCACGGCGATCTTCAGCCAGACAGCACCCGATCGAATGGCGACGATCGCGCGGCTCGCAGGGCTGTCTCCGCCACCTGTTGCCAATGCCCGCGTGCTGGAGATCGGCACGGGCGACGGCATGAACCTGCTCGCGCTCGCCGCGGCCTTCCCGCAGGCGCGGTTCACGGGGTTCGACCTTGCACCGACTGCAATCGCGCGCGGCGAACGCTGGCGGGCACTGGCCGGGCTGGACAATATCGAGCTGCGCGTCCTCGACATCCTGGACGCGGGCACGCAGCTGGAAGGGCCGTTCGACTATATCATCGCGCACGGTATCTATGCGTGGGTGCCGCCGGAGGTTCGCACCGCGACCATGGCGTTGATCGGCGCGCTGCTGGCGCCGGACGGGGTCGCTTTCCTCAGCTACAATGCGATGCCGGGCGGGCATCTGCGGCAGGTGCTGCGTGATGCGCTGCTGCTGCAGGTCGGCGATCTGCATGGGGCCGAGCGCTGGCGCGCGGCGCGGGAGTATCTGAGTGCGCTCGCCGCCGAGCCCGAAGGACGCGAGAACCCGGCCCAGGCGGCGTTGCGCGATGCTGCCAAGCACACGCTGGACAAGCCTTGGTCGGTGCTGTGCCACGACGATCTCGGCGCGCACTTCCACCCGCAATCGGTGATGGACGTCGCCGCTGCGGCGGCGGAAAACGGGCTGCAGTTCCTCGGGGACGCGGATCGAGAGCAGATGGGCGATGCCTTCCTGCCGGAAAACCAAGTTCCCGAAAGCGACGCGACCGGGCAGCTAGTCCGTTTGCTGCAGGCGCGCGACTATCATGATTTCCGCTTCTTCCGGCAGACGCTGCTGGTGCGCGATTCCGTTACCCCTCAGCGGCGGATCGATCTGAACGCTCTGGACGAGCTGTTCGCCGTCACTCGCTGCCGCCGCGACGGGGAAGGCATGTTCCGCATGAACGCCAACGTCTTCGAAGTGCAGGACGCGCCGCTGGCGGAAGCGCTGGGGCGGCTGGTCGACGCCCGCCCGGCGCGGCTGAAGGTGCGCGACCTCGTCGACACCCCGGCACGCCGCATCGCCTTGTTCGAGATGTTCGACGCCGGGCTGATCGACCTGTGCACCGACGCGGAACCCTATGCCGTGGAGGTGAGCGAACGCCCCGCCGCCAGCGGGCTGATCCGCGCCATGCTGGCCGAGGGATTGGAAAACATCTGCACATTGGATCACCGGTTGATGACCATAACCGAACACGCGCCCCGCCATCTGCTGGCGCATCTCGACGGCACCCGCGATCGTGCCGCGCTCGCTGTGGTCGCGGGCGAGTTTGGGCTAAACGGCGACGAAGCGCTCGACAGGGGACTGCGCACGTTGGTGACCGAGGGGCTGATCGCAACATGA
- a CDS encoding RHS repeat-associated core domain-containing protein — translation MTSGPPPAILFADVAAVDVAGWAAAGQLYALVDGCVSPDIPAMAEVSAPERAACLYLGRAAINYREKAPYLFRINAAQAQALAMRFDGQPWGVFLISGAGFDGTRRHLRRFLRVRSPEGDGWLFRFYDPRLLPAFLRSSTPDELNAFMGPVQAFLTVDKGGDGVIAYRAPEIVRAAPRPAVGARHRISTANVAAFRRRAMGDRLAATFNGTPQRAHRDPKSDDLLVTNPDGGTMRLGFGGDGQLDRVISPLGRQWHLRATERGKPVGMRLPSGLELGLAYDGTDDLASVSRGGRERFRTQHDVQHRLTRVDFPDGSWAGTQYRDTGIDAARDTRGRFITAERDRVGRVERFEYDGDTLAAVVDGNGNATRFRYGAGDRPEAQVHADGSREQYVFDPAGRVQQITRTDGHVLDVAQNGAGQVTRLATPDGEVATFAYDDAGRLVAARNGDAALAWRYDAAGRLVEERQGDHLVAYLYDDAGTLTGITYPSGDTIRYTRDADMRLSSITDWAGRRHVIDYAPEDAGWRMTAPEGVSTTAWQNPVGLTTAVRVEAAGAPVFEQGFGYDDDDRLCEQRDTRVGATRYGYDAEGQLLRVERSAGADEAFGYDGAGNRIAGPAGPAQFDALNRMVEQGAERFAYDARGNLVERSGGVRAWRYAYDGFDRMVRAEDGAGLVLRFGYDPLGRRIWKEVLRGGEQRITRYVWAGEQLIRDVEQVHGGTGAEWTAGAAARTRDYGYWPQQYTPLFLRQDGAVFNYHNDPAGTPMRLTDPAGRVVWEAERAGFGGLRVLLSVIDQPLRMPGQYCDAETGLHYNRFRYYDPALGRYLTRDPIGIAGGLNLYAYVGNDPINRADPTGLWWKMAAAIAGAVVAAVAVVALAPLAAPLLIVAAGAAAGAAFFGLNEALNQETFCGSCILLAMLKGAVVGAVAAIPAAFVPLAAGVGLYALGGAASGFVGYAGELAWDNLTGNPRPWSWPDAAAATGIGAVTAGAGRYLGIRYGGRPASGAAGAAAPDGASPVASHADDGLGAPHNTTPDVPERPATGPGSAGHKAERWQDYQDRGGEWDYDRWAKTYDRNMQQARLANQAVDDYHSKLGWGQREVSIDANVDGVDHVRRLDIADKETLRGVEYKTGYQTANQDNLWEVARDKALIDKEGWDIEWVFRDKPSQPLLDALDDAGIPYKLGK, via the coding sequence ATGACGAGCGGGCCGCCGCCTGCGATCCTGTTCGCCGACGTCGCCGCGGTCGATGTCGCGGGCTGGGCGGCGGCGGGGCAACTCTATGCCCTGGTCGACGGCTGTGTCTCGCCCGACATCCCGGCCATGGCGGAGGTGTCAGCCCCCGAGCGCGCTGCCTGCCTGTATCTCGGTCGCGCTGCGATCAACTACCGCGAGAAGGCGCCGTATCTCTTCCGCATCAACGCGGCGCAGGCGCAAGCGCTGGCGATGCGGTTCGACGGACAGCCCTGGGGCGTGTTCCTGATCTCTGGCGCCGGGTTCGACGGCACCCGCCGCCATCTCCGCCGCTTCCTGAGGGTCCGCTCGCCCGAGGGGGATGGGTGGCTGTTCCGCTTCTACGATCCCCGGCTGCTCCCCGCCTTTCTGCGCAGTTCGACCCCGGACGAGCTCAACGCCTTCATGGGACCGGTCCAGGCCTTCCTGACGGTCGATAAGGGCGGCGACGGCGTCATCGCCTACCGGGCACCGGAGATAGTGCGCGCGGCGCCGCGCCCGGCAGTCGGCGCACGGCACCGCATCAGCACCGCCAATGTCGCCGCATTTCGCCGCCGAGCTATGGGCGACCGGCTCGCCGCCACCTTCAATGGCACGCCGCAGCGCGCGCACCGCGACCCGAAGTCGGATGACTTGCTGGTCACCAATCCCGACGGTGGCACGATGCGGCTGGGATTTGGCGGCGACGGCCAGCTCGATCGGGTCATCAGCCCGCTGGGCCGACAGTGGCACCTGCGCGCGACCGAGCGCGGCAAGCCGGTGGGCATGCGGCTGCCCTCCGGGCTGGAGCTTGGGCTCGCCTATGACGGGACGGACGATCTCGCCAGCGTGTCGCGCGGCGGGCGCGAGCGCTTCCGGACGCAGCACGATGTCCAGCACCGGCTAACGCGAGTCGATTTCCCCGACGGCAGCTGGGCCGGCACGCAGTATCGCGACACCGGCATCGACGCCGCGCGCGACACAAGGGGCCGATTTATCACTGCGGAGCGGGACCGGGTGGGCCGAGTCGAGCGCTTCGAATATGACGGTGACACGCTGGCCGCGGTAGTGGACGGCAACGGCAACGCCACGCGATTCCGTTATGGCGCCGGCGATCGGCCCGAGGCGCAGGTGCACGCCGACGGCAGCCGCGAGCAATATGTCTTCGATCCCGCCGGCCGCGTTCAACAGATCACACGTACCGACGGCCACGTCCTGGACGTGGCGCAGAACGGTGCCGGGCAGGTCACGCGCCTGGCAACCCCCGATGGCGAGGTCGCCACCTTTGCCTATGACGATGCCGGACGGCTGGTAGCTGCCCGCAACGGCGATGCCGCGCTCGCTTGGCGCTATGACGCGGCGGGCCGGCTGGTCGAGGAGCGCCAGGGCGATCACCTAGTCGCGTATCTCTATGACGATGCGGGCACGCTGACGGGCATTACCTATCCCAGCGGGGACACGATCCGCTACACCCGCGATGCCGACATGCGGCTGTCCAGCATCACGGACTGGGCGGGCCGCCGCCATGTCATCGACTATGCGCCCGAGGATGCCGGCTGGCGGATGACCGCGCCGGAGGGGGTATCGACCACCGCGTGGCAGAACCCGGTGGGGCTGACCACCGCAGTGCGAGTCGAGGCAGCGGGCGCACCGGTGTTCGAGCAGGGCTTCGGCTATGACGACGACGATCGGCTGTGCGAGCAGCGCGATACGCGGGTGGGCGCGACCCGCTACGGCTATGATGCCGAGGGGCAGCTGCTCCGTGTCGAGCGGTCAGCCGGCGCCGACGAGGCGTTCGGCTATGACGGCGCGGGCAATCGCATAGCTGGACCTGCCGGACCTGCGCAGTTCGACGCGCTTAACCGCATGGTCGAGCAGGGCGCCGAGCGCTTCGCCTATGACGCACGCGGAAACCTGGTCGAACGCAGCGGCGGCGTCCGCGCCTGGCGCTATGCCTATGACGGCTTCGACCGGATGGTGCGTGCCGAGGACGGCGCCGGGCTGGTACTGCGCTTCGGCTATGACCCGCTGGGGCGGCGGATCTGGAAGGAAGTGCTGCGAGGCGGCGAGCAGCGCATCACCCGCTATGTCTGGGCCGGCGAGCAGCTGATCCGCGACGTCGAGCAGGTGCATGGCGGCACCGGAGCGGAGTGGACGGCCGGCGCCGCAGCCCGCACCCGCGACTATGGCTATTGGCCGCAGCAATATACGCCGCTGTTCCTGCGCCAGGACGGCGCGGTCTTCAACTATCACAACGACCCCGCCGGCACGCCGATGCGGTTGACCGACCCGGCAGGGCGCGTGGTGTGGGAAGCCGAGCGCGCTGGCTTCGGTGGGTTGAGGGTGCTGCTAAGCGTTATTGACCAGCCGCTGCGCATGCCGGGGCAATATTGCGACGCCGAAACGGGGCTGCACTATAATCGTTTCCGCTATTACGATCCTGCGCTTGGCCGGTACCTGACCCGAGACCCGATCGGCATTGCTGGCGGGCTTAACCTGTACGCGTATGTCGGCAATGACCCGATCAATCGGGCCGACCCGACAGGGCTGTGGTGGAAGATGGCCGCGGCGATTGCCGGCGCAGTGGTCGCGGCGGTGGCCGTGGTAGCGCTCGCGCCCCTTGCCGCGCCATTGCTTATCGTTGCGGCAGGTGCCGCAGCGGGCGCGGCGTTCTTCGGGCTCAACGAAGCGCTGAACCAAGAGACATTTTGCGGCTCTTGCATCCTCTTGGCGATGCTGAAGGGAGCAGTGGTCGGTGCGGTTGCAGCAATTCCCGCGGCGTTCGTGCCGCTGGCGGCTGGGGTCGGGCTTTACGCTCTTGGCGGAGCCGCGAGCGGCTTTGTCGGCTATGCCGGCGAATTGGCCTGGGACAACCTGACCGGCAACCCCCGGCCCTGGAGCTGGCCGGATGCCGCGGCGGCCACTGGCATCGGCGCGGTTACGGCGGGTGCTGGGCGCTATTTGGGCATACGTTATGGCGGGCGTCCCGCCTCCGGGGCTGCAGGGGCTGCTGCCCCAGACGGCGCTTCGCCGGTCGCATCTCATGCGGACGATGGGCTTGGCGCGCCTCACAATACCACGCCAGATGTTCCCGAACGGCCTGCTACCGGCCCCGGCTCAGCCGGACACAAAGCTGAGCGGTGGCAGGATTATCAAGACCGTGGCGGCGAATGGGATTATGATCGATGGGCAAAGACCTATGATCGCAACATGCAGCAGGCCCGTTTGGCTAACCAAGCGGTGGACGACTACCATTCCAAGTTAGGTTGGGGCCAGCGAGAGGTTTCAATCGATGCCAACGTCGACGGTGTCGATCATGTTCGCCGACTTGACATTGCCGACAAGGAAACCCTTCGCGGCGTCGAGTATAAGACGGGATACCAAACCGCAAATCAGGATAATCTTTGGGAGGTCGCCCGTGACAAGGCGCTTATTGACAAGGAAGGCTGGGACATCGAGTGGGTGTTTAGAGACAAGCCGTCACAGCCTTTGCTGGACGCGTTGGATGATGCGGGCATACCCTATAAACTTGGAAAATAA
- a CDS encoding PAAR domain-containing protein, whose protein sequence is MPPAARTTDTEACPVKNKGTIVTGEKTVLIMGLPAARKGDTLDCGSPSQIESGCPTVKIGNNEAARIGDTTCHGGKIATGAPTVLIGDGASARRTTLDAAHRNAAPFVTE, encoded by the coding sequence ATGCCGCCTGCTGCACGCACCACCGACACCGAAGCTTGCCCCGTCAAGAACAAAGGCACCATCGTTACGGGCGAGAAGACCGTCCTGATCATGGGGCTGCCCGCCGCGCGCAAGGGCGACACGCTGGATTGCGGCAGCCCCAGTCAGATCGAATCGGGATGTCCCACCGTGAAGATCGGCAACAACGAAGCTGCGCGTATCGGAGACACAACGTGCCATGGGGGCAAGATCGCGACCGGGGCGCCCACCGTGCTGATCGGCGACGGCGCCAGCGCACGCCGGACGACGCTTGACGCCGCCCACCGCAACGCCGCACCGTTCGTAACGGAATGA